A segment of the Marinomonas posidonica IVIA-Po-181 genome:
TGGCAAGCCAACTTGGTAACGCAGTAAAGGGTGTTCGAATTTTAGGTTTTCAACGACCCGACAAGAGGTAATAAACCAGCTAACCAGATTGCCAATGGCTTCTTTTCTTAAATGACTTTGACGGCTGAACAATTGAGTTCGTAAGCTGTTCAGGTTTTCCGCTAAGAAGGGCGAGGCTAAAGCCGAGAGCTTTGGTTCTAAGTGCTCTAGCCACATTTCTTTGGTTACCATGCCAAGCACAATGGCGTCTTCTAAATCGTGTACGCCGTAAGCAATGTCGTCGGCTAAGTCCATGATGCTGGTGTCAAAGCTGGCATGCTTGGCTTTGGCGTGAGTCGCTGTGGTATTTTGCAGGTCTTGTAAAGCGGCTTTGTCAGCGTCACTAAAGGGTTCAATGATCCAATCTAATAAGTCTTGCTCGTCTTCATAAACACATTTTGGAGGGGCCCAATTTGCGGCTTTGAATTGACGAAAATTGTTTGGTTTTTCTGGGTATTGGCCTACTACCTGATTGTGTAAAACCGGGTATTTCAAAATGCCGAGCAAAGCACGGCGGGTCACGTCCATGCCGTAATTTTCGGAGTAAGAGCCGCGTTTGCCAAGAATACGTAATGACTGGGCATTGCCTTCAAAACCACCTTTATCCAGCATCATATAATTAAGTGCAATTTCACCACCATGGCCAAAAGGCGGGTGGCCAATATCGTGACTTAGACAGACGGTTTCAATCAGTGCGTCGTCTGCTAGCCAAGGTTGGAATTCAGCATCATCAGCGGAACTGAACTTGAGGTGGTGAACAATGCCATTGCCAATTTGCGCCACTTCTAATGAGTGAGTTAAGCGCGTGCGGCTGTAGTCGTTTTGACGTATCGCCAGAATTTGGGTTTTTGATTGCAAACGACGAAAGGCCGCGCTATGAATGATGCGCGCCCTGTCTCTTTGATAGGGGGTTCGATAATCATTGTCACGGGATTCTTTATGACCAGATTGCCTTTCTTGCCAAGGTAACATCTTATCGTTTGCCACTGTCATATTTTTATCTATCAAGGTAAAGAAACCTCAATCTTTCATGAAAACACGATATAGGTCAATGTTCCATGAAAAAGCCTTGGGCATAATGAAGCTTATTATAAGGAATCTTTATGCTTAATACTCAACATCTGATGACATACAAAGCCTTGGTGGAGACGGGGAGTTTTACCCAGACCGCTAAACAATTAGGGCTGACACAGCCAGCCATTAGTCAGCACATTCAAAAACTGGAAAAAGAGCTGGGTGAATCATTATTGATTCGTCATGGGCGCCGAATTGAACTGACGCCAGCAGGTCAAGTGTTGCTAAAACACATTGATCAACTAGAAGTCTGCTATCGTGATTTTATGACCTCATGGGAAAGGGTCGCTGAACACGCGCACTAAAGAGTATTAGCAAGGTGTCTTGATAGGGTCTGGTAAAGGCCGTACAAAATTCCCGCCGTGACTCCCCAAATACGAATGTCTTGGTAATAGATTTCAAAGTAACCACGAGAAATGGAATCCAGCTTGCGTTGTTTGAAGGCATAGTTCTGAGGCGTCAGTAGGTGACGTAATGGCACCCAGTGGACGGATTTAACCTCTTCCTCACACAAACTCAGTTCACTTCGGCGTGTCATTTCAGCCACAATGGGCTTAATGCAGAAACCTGATAAGGTACAATATTCTCCAAGCTCCCCGAGTAAATCAAAGCAATCTGGTGCCAATCCGACTTCTTCCAATGTCTCTCTCAACGCTGTGTATTGAATGCTGGCGTCGTCTGGGTCGTGTTTGCCACCCGGAAATGCGATCTGGCCTGGGTGATTGCGCATGTGCAGGGCTCGCTGAGTCAGCAATACATACAGCTCACCGTCTTCTGGCGCTTGCCAGATCGGAATCAATACTGCCGCGGAACGGTAATCCAACTCATAACCTTGTGGAAACATTTCTTCGTCTGGGTTATGGATACTCTGCCGATAGGGGGTTTTGTCTAAGGCGGCACGAATGTCATCTAAACTAAGGTCAATAGGTGGAGCATTTAAAAACTGCTCAATGTCTGACATGGTAAGACCTACTTCAAAAAATCTCTTTCTAGAGTATGGGTTAATTTACCCACTTTGGTAAAGGTTTCTTGGTACTCTTCTTCACATTTTGAATCGGCAACCAATCCGCCACCGGCCCAACAATCTAGCTTACCATGATCGGCCACTAAGGTTCGGATGGTAATGCTAGAGTCCATTTGTCCGTTGCTGCTGAAATAAGCAATGGAACCGCAATAGGCTGAACGCTGATGAGGTTCCAGCTCATCGATGATTTCCATTGAACGGATCTTCGGCGCACCGGTAATAGAGCCGCCAGGGAAACTTTGATGGAATACCCGAATGGCTTGATCTGTCTGTTCTACACGGCCTTCGACGGTGGACACCAGATGATGCACATTGGCGTAGGTTTCCAAGGCAAATAACTTCGGC
Coding sequences within it:
- a CDS encoding anti-phage deoxyguanosine triphosphatase, translated to MTVANDKMLPWQERQSGHKESRDNDYRTPYQRDRARIIHSAAFRRLQSKTQILAIRQNDYSRTRLTHSLEVAQIGNGIVHHLKFSSADDAEFQPWLADDALIETVCLSHDIGHPPFGHGGEIALNYMMLDKGGFEGNAQSLRILGKRGSYSENYGMDVTRRALLGILKYPVLHNQVVGQYPEKPNNFRQFKAANWAPPKCVYEDEQDLLDWIIEPFSDADKAALQDLQNTTATHAKAKHASFDTSIMDLADDIAYGVHDLEDAIVLGMVTKEMWLEHLEPKLSALASPFLAENLNSLRTQLFSRQSHLRKEAIGNLVSWFITSCRVVENLKFEHPLLRYQVGLPEGQRQALALLKQFEMQHIIQRPEVQMLVYKGQQMLLEMFEAYSADPARLLPREIAHEWQRSRDQGESGLRIICDYMASMTDDYASRMYNKLFVPSLGSVFEPM
- a CDS encoding LysR family transcriptional regulator encodes the protein MLNTQHLMTYKALVETGSFTQTAKQLGLTQPAISQHIQKLEKELGESLLIRHGRRIELTPAGQVLLKHIDQLEVCYRDFMTSWERVAEHAH
- a CDS encoding NUDIX hydrolase, translating into MSDIEQFLNAPPIDLSLDDIRAALDKTPYRQSIHNPDEEMFPQGYELDYRSAAVLIPIWQAPEDGELYVLLTQRALHMRNHPGQIAFPGGKHDPDDASIQYTALRETLEEVGLAPDCFDLLGELGEYCTLSGFCIKPIVAEMTRRSELSLCEEEVKSVHWVPLRHLLTPQNYAFKQRKLDSISRGYFEIYYQDIRIWGVTAGILYGLYQTLSRHLANTL